CGCCGCTCGCGTCACGGAGCGGCGTCTCCCGCCGGCGCGCAGCCCCCCTGAACCTGTCGCGCCGGCACCCTTTCCGAATTCCCGACGCCTGCCTGCGCCCGCCCCCCGGCCGACGCGGTGGCCCTTGTTCACCCTATCGAGACGGATACACGCCATGTTGGACGCGAACCTCAAAGCCCAGTTGCAAACGTACCTCCAGAAAGTCACGCGCCCGATCGAGATCGCCGTGTGGCTCGACGACAGCCCGAAGGCGCTCGAGATGAAGGCGCTGGTCGACGAGATCGCGCCGCTCTCGCCGCACATCGCCGTGGTGCCGCGCGACGATGCGAACGAGCGCCGTCCGTCGTTCGCCATCGGCACGCCGGGCGAGGCGCCGCGCATCCGTTTCGCCGGGCTGCCGATGGGCCACGAGTTCACGTCGCTGGTGCTGGCGCTGCTGCAGGTCGGCGGGCATCCGGTCAAGCTCGATGACGACACCATCGCGCAGATCCGAGCCCTCGACGGCGATTTCCGCTTCGAGACCTACATCTCGCTGTCGTGCCAGAACTGCCCGGAAGTCGTGCAGGCGCTCAACGTGATGGCGCTCATCAATCCGCGCATCCAGCAGGTCACTATCGACGGCGCCCTGTTCCAGGGCGAAGTCGAAGCGCGTCAGGTGATGGCGGTGCCGACGGTGTTCCTCAATGGCGTGTCGTTCACGCAAGGCCGCACCAGCGTGAAGGAACTGCTCGCCAGGCTCGACACGGGCGCGAGTGCGCGCGCCGCCAAGGCGCTGGAGAACAAGCCGGTCTACGACATGCTGATCGTCGGTGGTGGTCCTGCGGGGGCTGCGGCAGCGATTTACGCCGCACGAAAGGGCATCTCGACAGGGGTGGTCGCCGAGCGTTTCGGCGGTCAGGTGCTCGACACGATGGCCATCGAGAATTTCGTCTCCGTCACGCACACCGAAGGACCGAAGTTCGCGACGGCGCTCGAGCAGCACGTGAAGACCTACGACGTCGACGTGATCGACGCGCAACGCGCAGAAGCGTTGATGCCGGGCAAGGTCCACGAGGTGCGCCTGGCCAGCGGCGCGGTGCTCAAGGCCCGTGCGGTCGTGCTGGCCACGGGCGCGCGGTGGCGCGAAATCGGCGTGCCGGGCGAGCGCGAGTATCGCAACCGCGGCGTGGCCTATTGCCCGCACTGCGACGGGCCGCTCTTCAAGGGCAAGCGCGTCGCCGTCGTCGGAGGTGGCAACTCGGGCGTCGAAGCGGCGATCGATCTGGCGGGCATCGTCAAGGAAGTCACGCTCGTCGAATACGGCACGCAACTGCGCGC
The Pandoraea pulmonicola DNA segment above includes these coding regions:
- the ahpF gene encoding alkyl hydroperoxide reductase subunit F, yielding MLDANLKAQLQTYLQKVTRPIEIAVWLDDSPKALEMKALVDEIAPLSPHIAVVPRDDANERRPSFAIGTPGEAPRIRFAGLPMGHEFTSLVLALLQVGGHPVKLDDDTIAQIRALDGDFRFETYISLSCQNCPEVVQALNVMALINPRIQQVTIDGALFQGEVEARQVMAVPTVFLNGVSFTQGRTSVKELLARLDTGASARAAKALENKPVYDMLIVGGGPAGAAAAIYAARKGISTGVVAERFGGQVLDTMAIENFVSVTHTEGPKFATALEQHVKTYDVDVIDAQRAEALMPGKVHEVRLASGAVLKARAVVLATGARWREIGVPGEREYRNRGVAYCPHCDGPLFKGKRVAVVGGGNSGVEAAIDLAGIVKEVTLVEYGTQLRADEVLQRKLRSLPNVRVLTNAQTTEITGDGQKVNGLAYVERASGESRTLALEGVFVQIGLVPNTEWLKGTLALSRHGEIEVDAKGATSVPGVFAAGDVTTVPFKQIVIALGEGAKASLGAFEHLMLSSIEDEARAPQAIAA